Proteins encoded together in one Telopea speciosissima isolate NSW1024214 ecotype Mountain lineage chromosome 4, Tspe_v1, whole genome shotgun sequence window:
- the LOC122660031 gene encoding uncharacterized protein At4g06598-like isoform X3: MANSKGSSHIRNLPYSGKQSLLPPKSPFPSISPSYTEYGTSPAIGSKAIPKQREGHRHHQRTSSESFLTEDQPSWLDDLLNEPETPLRRGHRRSSSDSFPYLDTVNAFNLENVAQEDNFKKASLPTWGSLEFDPYKEAWHASFYTEPTSFGSLQNRSWESSLNSVNYLSGHPSSRDNSVRQSSGQLSVPQEPDRVPSTATDKQEQGESGSHNLKGSSDKKDNSYAKPTASETDPNRTKQQFAQRSRVRKLQYIAELERNVQALQVEGSEVSAELEFLDQQNLILSMENKALKQRLESLAQEQLIKYFLNK; the protein is encoded by the exons ATGGCCAATTCAAAAGGGTCTTCACACATTAGAAATTTGCCATACTCAGGAAAACAATCACTGCTGCCTCCTAAAAGTCCCTTTCCGAGTATATCACCATCCTATACTGAATATGGAACCAGTCCTGCAATAGGATCGAAAGCTATTCCGAAGCAAAGAGAGGGGCATAGACACCACCAACGTACTTCTTCTGAGAGCTTTCTAACAGAGGATCAACCTTCTTGGCTTGATGATCTCCTTAATGAGCCAGagacacctttgcgaaggggTCACCGGCGGTCTTCAAGTGACTCATTTCCTTACTTGGACACTGTTAATGCTTTTAACTTGGAAAATGTAGCTCAGGAGGACAACTTTAAAAAGGCCTCTTTACCTACTTGGGGATCTCTGGAATTTGATCCTTACAAAGAGGCATGGCATGCTTCTTTCTACACAGAGCCAACTTCTTTTGGAAGCCTGCAGAATAGGTCATGGGAATCTTCATTGAATTCTGTTAACTACTTAAGTGGCCATCCATCTTCCAGGGATAATAGTGTACGTCAAAGCTCTGGACAGTTATCTGTGCCACAGGAACCGGACAGGGTTCCATCTACAGCTACTGACAAGCAAGAACAGGGGGAATCTGGGTCACATAATCTAAAAGGTTCTTCTGATAAGAAGGATAACTCTTATGCTAAGCCTACTGCATCAGAGACAGATCCAAACCGTACTAAACA GCAATTTGCTCAACGTTCGCGAGTCCGGAAACTTCAGTACATAGCTGAACTGGAAAGGAATGTCCAAGCTTTACAG GTAGAAGGGTCTGAAGTTTCAGCTGAGCTTGAATTTCTGGACCAGCAAAATCTTATATTAAGCATGGAGAACAAAGCCCTGAAGCAACGGCTTGAAAGTTTAGCACAGGAGCAACTTATAAAATACT